The following are from one region of the Streptomyces tuirus genome:
- a CDS encoding ABC transporter permease, with translation MSATHTTPRPAAAATTPLSRMASLARAELTLLGRTRGALFAALFVPLVMPVSVKAASEDMDLAGAGLSPGTLVLPAAVGFSLLFAVYSVLVGAFVVRREELVLKRLRTGELRDVEILAGTSLPAVLTGLAQCLLLVVGCAVLMDLSAPSAPHLVVLGLLLGLVMSAALAAATASFTRTGESAQVTPMPLLMVSMIGSGMFAPLELFPDRVASVLELLPLTPVVTLVRGGWTGDLSAYEALGALATAMAWILIAVFAVRRWFRWEPRR, from the coding sequence ATGAGCGCCACGCACACGACCCCCCGCCCGGCCGCGGCGGCGACGACCCCCCTGAGCCGGATGGCCTCTCTGGCCCGCGCCGAACTGACCCTGCTCGGGCGGACCCGCGGCGCGCTCTTCGCCGCCCTGTTCGTACCGCTGGTGATGCCGGTCAGCGTGAAGGCGGCGTCCGAGGACATGGACCTCGCCGGGGCCGGGCTGAGCCCCGGCACCCTGGTGCTGCCCGCCGCGGTCGGCTTCTCCCTGCTGTTCGCCGTCTACTCCGTGCTCGTCGGCGCGTTCGTCGTGCGGCGTGAGGAGCTCGTGCTCAAGCGGCTGCGCACCGGTGAGCTGCGGGACGTGGAGATCCTGGCCGGCACGTCACTGCCGGCGGTCCTCACCGGGCTCGCGCAGTGCCTGCTGCTGGTGGTGGGGTGCGCCGTGCTGATGGACCTGTCCGCGCCGTCCGCCCCCCATCTGGTCGTCCTCGGGCTGCTGTTGGGGCTGGTGATGAGCGCCGCCCTCGCCGCGGCCACCGCCAGTTTCACCCGGACCGGCGAGAGCGCCCAGGTCACGCCCATGCCGCTGCTGATGGTCTCGATGATCGGCTCCGGCATGTTCGCACCGCTGGAACTGTTCCCGGACCGGGTGGCCTCCGTCCTCGAACTGCTGCCGCTGACCCCCGTCGTCACACTGGTACGCGGTGGCTGGACCGGCGACCTCTCCGCGTACGAGGCGCTGGGCGCGCTCGCGACCGCCATGGCCTGGATCCTCATCGCGGTGTTTGCTGTACGGCGGTGGTTCCGCTGGGAACCGCGGCGTTGA
- a CDS encoding sensor histidine kinase, whose amino-acid sequence MRTPGRWWRHKSTPEKVESYTRWSFHFFAVMEFFSVGVTSVAPLGPRLGAAVMLVVAVHAALCFVTVSRSVDWTRGRRPQPTALMWTLAAVTAAIAAAAIGIAELGPDREGVDAAAGGVFGVILIFGPGIIALGVRSRRRAFGIAGGFAAGTWVMAFSLGASALTALITSLIVLIGGVFIAFTAVFSVWLLNSVYELDEAREARARLAVAEERLRFGRDLHDVMGRNLAVIALKSELAVQLAQRGRPEAVTQMVEVQRLAQESQREVREVVRGYREADLGSELAGAQGVLAAAGIDCTVGGATAAGLPTAVQSALGWVVREAATNVLRHGDARRCAVRLQVLEGRVVLSVENDGVSEAGTESKAGPSGTGLAGLRERLAEIDGTLEAGPAGQGLFRLTAEIPLPSRPGSSEAVPAAVAARAVSEVTP is encoded by the coding sequence ATGCGCACGCCGGGCAGGTGGTGGCGTCACAAGAGCACGCCGGAGAAGGTCGAGTCGTACACGCGGTGGTCGTTCCACTTCTTCGCGGTGATGGAGTTCTTCTCCGTCGGGGTCACGTCCGTGGCTCCGCTCGGGCCCCGGCTGGGTGCCGCCGTGATGCTGGTGGTGGCCGTGCACGCGGCCCTCTGCTTCGTGACCGTGTCGCGGTCGGTCGACTGGACCCGTGGCCGCAGGCCCCAGCCCACCGCACTGATGTGGACCCTGGCCGCCGTCACGGCCGCCATCGCCGCCGCCGCGATCGGAATCGCCGAGCTCGGACCCGACCGCGAGGGCGTCGACGCCGCCGCCGGTGGCGTCTTCGGAGTGATCCTGATCTTCGGGCCCGGCATCATCGCGCTCGGCGTCCGCTCCCGGCGGCGCGCGTTCGGCATCGCGGGGGGCTTCGCGGCGGGCACGTGGGTCATGGCGTTCTCGCTCGGCGCCTCCGCGCTCACGGCACTCATCACATCTCTGATCGTGCTGATCGGCGGCGTGTTCATCGCCTTCACGGCCGTCTTCTCGGTGTGGCTGCTCAATTCCGTCTACGAACTCGACGAGGCCCGTGAGGCCCGGGCCCGGCTCGCCGTCGCCGAGGAGCGGCTGAGGTTCGGGCGGGATCTGCACGACGTCATGGGGCGCAACCTCGCCGTGATCGCGCTGAAGAGCGAGCTGGCCGTGCAGCTGGCCCAGCGGGGGCGGCCCGAGGCCGTGACGCAGATGGTCGAGGTGCAGCGGCTCGCGCAGGAGTCGCAGCGGGAGGTGCGGGAGGTCGTGCGCGGCTACCGGGAGGCCGACCTCGGTTCGGAACTCGCCGGGGCGCAAGGGGTGCTGGCGGCGGCCGGCATCGACTGCACGGTCGGCGGGGCGACGGCGGCCGGATTGCCGACCGCCGTGCAGTCCGCCCTGGGGTGGGTGGTGCGGGAGGCCGCGACGAACGTCCTGCGGCACGGGGACGCGCGGCGGTGTGCGGTGCGCTTGCAGGTGCTGGAGGGGCGGGTGGTGTTGTCCGTGGAGAACGACGGGGTGAGCGAGGCGGGGACGGAGTCCAAGGCCGGGCCCTCCGGCACGGGGCTCGCCGGGCTGCGGGAACGGCTGGCGGAGATCGACGGGACCCTGGAGGCCGGGCCCGCGGGCCAAGGACTGTTCCGGCTGACGGCGGAGATTCCGCTGCCGTCGCGGCCCGGGTCTTCCGAGGCCGTCCCCGCCGCCGTCGCCGCGCGTGCGGTGAGCGAGGTCACGCCATGA
- a CDS encoding response regulator transcription factor: protein MTAMEPVRLLLADDEHLIRGALAALLSLEDDLVVVAEAATGPEALAMARAHKPDVAVLDLQMPGADGVKVATSLRTELPGCKVLIVTSHGRPGHLKRALAAGVRGFVPKTVSAQRLAELIRTVHAGNRYVDPELAADAIAAGDSPLTAREAEVLELAADGAPVAEIAERAALSQGTVRNYLSSAVSKLGAENRHAAVRLARERGWV, encoded by the coding sequence ATGACGGCCATGGAACCCGTGCGGCTGCTGCTCGCCGACGACGAGCACCTCATCCGCGGAGCGCTCGCCGCGCTGCTGTCGCTGGAGGACGACCTCGTCGTCGTCGCCGAGGCGGCGACCGGGCCCGAGGCGCTGGCGATGGCCCGGGCGCACAAACCCGATGTCGCCGTGCTGGATCTCCAGATGCCCGGCGCCGACGGTGTGAAGGTCGCCACATCCCTGCGGACCGAACTGCCCGGCTGCAAGGTGCTCATCGTGACCAGTCACGGACGGCCCGGGCATCTGAAGCGGGCGCTGGCGGCCGGAGTGCGGGGGTTCGTGCCGAAGACCGTGAGCGCGCAGCGGCTCGCGGAGCTCATCCGGACGGTGCACGCCGGGAACCGTTACGTCGACCCGGAGTTGGCCGCCGACGCGATCGCCGCCGGGGACTCGCCGCTGACCGCGCGGGAGGCCGAGGTCCTGGAACTCGCCGCCGACGGTGCGCCCGTCGCGGAGATCGCCGAGCGGGCCGCGCTGTCGCAGGGGACCGTGCGGAACTATCTGTCGTCGGCCGTCTCGAAACTCGGTGCCGAGAACCGGCATGCGGCGGTACGGCTCGCACGGGAGCGAGGTTGGGTATAG
- a CDS encoding phosphoribosylaminoimidazolesuccinocarboxamide synthase, which produces MSGFVAKPEPIQVPGLVHLHTGKVRELYRNEAGDLVMVASDRISAYDWVLPTEIPDKGRILTQLSLWWFERLADLVPNHVLGTELPDGAPAEWAGRTLICKSLQMVPVECVARGYLTGSGHAEYNETRTVCGLALPEGLSDGSELPAPIFTPATKAEVGEHDENVSYEEVARQVGADTAARLRQATLAVYSRGRDIARERGIILADTKFEFGFEGDDLVLADEVLTADSSRFWPADQWQPGRAQPSYDKQFVRDWLTSAESGWDRKSEQPPPALPQQVVDATRAKYVEAYERLTGTSWS; this is translated from the coding sequence GTGTCCGGATTCGTCGCAAAGCCCGAGCCGATCCAGGTTCCGGGCCTGGTGCATCTGCACACCGGCAAGGTGCGCGAGCTGTACCGGAACGAGGCGGGCGACCTCGTGATGGTCGCCAGCGACCGCATCTCCGCCTACGACTGGGTGCTGCCGACCGAGATCCCCGACAAGGGCCGGATCCTCACGCAGCTGTCCCTGTGGTGGTTCGAGCGGCTGGCCGACCTGGTCCCGAACCACGTGCTGGGCACGGAACTGCCCGACGGCGCCCCCGCCGAGTGGGCGGGCCGCACGCTGATCTGCAAGTCGCTGCAGATGGTCCCGGTGGAGTGCGTGGCCCGCGGCTACCTCACCGGCTCGGGCCACGCCGAGTACAACGAGACCCGCACGGTCTGCGGTCTCGCCCTGCCGGAGGGCCTGAGCGACGGCAGTGAACTGCCCGCCCCGATCTTCACCCCGGCGACCAAGGCCGAAGTCGGCGAGCACGACGAGAACGTCTCCTACGAGGAGGTCGCCCGCCAGGTCGGCGCGGACACCGCGGCCCGGCTGCGCCAGGCGACCCTCGCCGTCTACTCCCGGGGCCGGGACATCGCCCGGGAGCGGGGCATCATCCTCGCCGACACGAAGTTCGAGTTCGGCTTCGAGGGCGACGATCTGGTCCTCGCCGACGAGGTCCTCACGGCGGACTCCTCCCGCTTCTGGCCGGCCGACCAGTGGCAGCCGGGCCGGGCGCAGCCGTCGTACGACAAGCAGTTCGTCCGGGACTGGCTGACCTCGGCGGAGTCCGGCTGGGACCGCAAGAGCGAGCAGCCGCCGCCGGCCCTGCCCCAGCAGGTCGTCGACGCCACCCGCGCCAAGTACGTCGAGGCGTACGAGCGCCTGACCGGCACGAGCTGGTCGTAG
- a CDS encoding N,N-dimethylformamidase beta subunit family domain-containing protein: protein MGSEQIRRWESGALAHAVTDPFGQGPVPWLRGNVTYFDHSGQVVPWYVDQDATDPPKKGGRSGGPRAADDVNRQIKGFTSTGAVAPGEAIDFHITVDPPQQFAVDIYRIGHYGGDGAAKITTSPRLSGIVQPAPLAADRTVSCHHWWLSWRLQVPSYWNIGAYVAVLTTADGYRSHVPFTVRHDQPADLLLVLPDITWQAYNLYPEDGRTGASLYHAWDEKGRLLGESEAATTVSFDRPYAGAGLPLHVGHAYDFIRWAERYGYDVAYADASDLHAGRVDPTRYRGLVFPGHDEYWSAAMRATVERGRDAGTSLVFLSANSMYWQVELGPSPSGVPARLLTCRKRRGPGKPVLWREIDRAEQQLLGIQYAGPVPEPHPLIVRNAGHWLWEATGAHEGDEIENLVAGEADRYFPRTPLPEHEERMLLAHSPYTDKEGVLRHQETSLYRAPSGAWVFASGTFAWSPALDRPGHVDGRVQRATANLLDRICKRD, encoded by the coding sequence ATGGGCTCGGAGCAGATCCGCCGCTGGGAGTCGGGAGCGCTTGCGCACGCCGTGACGGATCCCTTCGGGCAGGGGCCCGTTCCGTGGCTGCGGGGCAACGTGACGTATTTCGACCACTCGGGCCAGGTCGTCCCCTGGTACGTGGACCAGGACGCGACGGACCCGCCGAAGAAGGGCGGCCGCTCGGGCGGCCCCCGCGCGGCCGACGACGTCAACCGCCAGATCAAGGGCTTCACCTCCACCGGCGCGGTCGCCCCCGGCGAGGCCATCGACTTCCACATCACCGTCGACCCGCCGCAGCAGTTCGCCGTCGACATCTACCGCATCGGCCACTACGGCGGTGACGGCGCCGCGAAGATCACCACCAGCCCGCGGCTGTCCGGCATCGTCCAGCCCGCGCCGCTCGCCGCGGACCGTACGGTCTCCTGCCACCACTGGTGGCTGTCCTGGCGCCTCCAGGTCCCCTCGTACTGGAACATCGGCGCGTACGTCGCCGTCCTCACCACCGCCGACGGCTACCGCTCCCACGTCCCCTTCACCGTCCGCCACGACCAGCCCGCCGACCTGCTGCTCGTGCTGCCCGACATCACCTGGCAGGCGTACAACCTCTACCCGGAGGACGGCCGCACCGGCGCCAGCCTCTACCACGCCTGGGACGAGAAGGGCCGGCTGCTCGGCGAGTCCGAGGCCGCCACGACGGTCTCCTTCGACCGCCCGTACGCGGGCGCGGGCCTCCCCTTGCACGTCGGCCACGCCTACGACTTCATCCGCTGGGCCGAGCGCTACGGCTACGACGTCGCCTACGCCGACGCCAGCGATCTGCACGCGGGCCGCGTGGACCCCACGCGCTACCGCGGCCTGGTCTTCCCGGGCCACGACGAGTACTGGTCGGCCGCCATGCGCGCCACCGTGGAGCGCGGCCGTGACGCCGGCACCTCGCTGGTCTTCCTCTCCGCAAACTCCATGTACTGGCAGGTGGAGCTGGGCCCCTCCCCGTCCGGCGTGCCCGCCCGGCTGCTGACCTGCCGCAAGCGCCGCGGCCCGGGCAAGCCGGTGCTGTGGCGGGAGATCGACCGCGCGGAGCAGCAGCTCCTGGGCATCCAGTACGCAGGGCCCGTCCCCGAGCCGCACCCGCTGATCGTGCGCAATGCCGGGCACTGGCTGTGGGAGGCGACCGGGGCGCACGAGGGCGACGAGATCGAGAACCTGGTGGCGGGCGAGGCCGACCGCTACTTCCCGCGCACCCCGCTGCCGGAGCACGAGGAGCGCATGCTGCTCGCCCACTCCCCGTACACCGACAAGGAGGGCGTCCTCCGCCACCAGGAGACGTCCCTGTACCGCGCTCCCTCCGGCGCCTGGGTCTTCGCGTCCGGAACGTTCGCCTGGTCACCGGCCCTGGACCGCCCGGGCCACGTCGACGGCCGTGTCCAGCGGGCCACGGCCAATCTCCTGGACCGCATCTGCAAACGCGACTGA
- the purD gene encoding phosphoribosylamine--glycine ligase, translated as MKVLVIGSGAREHALCHSLSHDPDVTALHCAPGNAGIAEVAELHQVDASDGAAVTELATRLGAELVVVGPEAPLVAGVADAVREAGIPVFGPSGQAAQLEGSKAFAKDVMAAAEVPTARSYVCTTPEEADAALDAFGAPYVVKDDGLAAGKGVVVTDDLEAARAHAAACERVVIEEYLDGPEVSLFAVTDGETVVPLQPAQDFKRALDGDEGPNTGGMGAYSPLPWADPKLVDEVMQTVLQPTVDEMQRRGTPFSGLLYAGLAITSRGVRVIEFNARFGDPETQVVLARLKTPLAGLLMAAATGNLAHLEPLRWSDDAAVTVVVASHNYPGTPRTGDPITGLDEVAAQDAPHAYVLHAGTRQEGDAVVSAGGRVLSVTATGKDLTEARDRAYTAVGRIRLDGSQHRTDIAAKAAGA; from the coding sequence GTGAAGGTCCTCGTCATCGGCAGCGGCGCCCGCGAACACGCCCTGTGCCACTCCCTGTCCCACGACCCCGATGTCACCGCGCTGCACTGCGCCCCCGGCAATGCCGGCATCGCCGAGGTCGCCGAGCTGCACCAGGTCGACGCCTCGGACGGCGCCGCGGTCACCGAGCTGGCCACCCGCCTCGGCGCGGAGCTCGTGGTCGTCGGCCCGGAGGCCCCGCTGGTCGCCGGTGTCGCCGACGCCGTCCGAGAGGCGGGCATCCCCGTCTTCGGCCCGTCCGGACAGGCGGCGCAGCTCGAGGGTTCCAAGGCCTTCGCGAAGGACGTCATGGCGGCGGCCGAGGTGCCCACGGCACGCTCGTACGTCTGCACGACGCCGGAAGAGGCCGACGCGGCCCTCGACGCCTTCGGCGCTCCGTACGTCGTGAAGGACGACGGGCTCGCCGCCGGCAAGGGCGTCGTCGTCACCGACGACCTCGAAGCGGCGCGGGCCCACGCGGCGGCCTGCGAGCGCGTGGTCATCGAGGAGTACCTCGACGGCCCCGAGGTCTCCCTCTTCGCCGTCACCGACGGCGAGACGGTCGTGCCCCTCCAGCCCGCGCAGGACTTCAAGCGCGCCCTGGACGGCGACGAGGGCCCCAACACCGGCGGCATGGGCGCGTACTCCCCGCTGCCGTGGGCCGACCCGAAGCTGGTCGACGAGGTGATGCAGACCGTGCTGCAGCCGACCGTGGACGAGATGCAGCGGCGCGGCACGCCGTTCTCCGGCCTGCTGTACGCCGGCCTCGCGATCACTTCGCGCGGTGTGCGTGTGATCGAGTTCAACGCCCGGTTCGGCGACCCCGAGACCCAGGTCGTGCTGGCCCGGCTGAAGACGCCGCTGGCAGGCCTGCTGATGGCCGCCGCCACCGGCAACCTCGCCCACCTGGAGCCGCTGCGCTGGAGCGACGACGCGGCCGTGACCGTGGTCGTCGCCTCGCACAACTACCCCGGCACCCCGCGCACCGGCGACCCGATCACCGGACTCGACGAGGTCGCCGCCCAGGACGCCCCGCACGCGTACGTGCTGCACGCCGGCACCCGGCAGGAAGGCGACGCCGTGGTCAGCGCGGGCGGGCGCGTCCTGTCCGTGACGGCCACCGGCAAGGACCTCACCGAGGCCCGTGACCGCGCCTACACGGCCGTCGGCCGCATCCGCCTCGACGGCTCGCAGCACCGCACGGACATCGCCGCGAAGGCGGCGGGCGCGTAA
- a CDS encoding DNA polymerase III subunit gamma and tau, producing the protein MSSLALYRRYRPETFAEVIGQEHVTDPLQQALRNNRVNHAYLFSGPRGCGKTTSARILARCLNCEQGPTPTPCGECQSCQDLARNGPGSIDVIEIDAASHGGVDDARDLREKAFFGPARSRYKIYIIDEAHMVTSAGFNALLKVVEEPPEHLKFIFATTEPEKVIGTIRSRTHHYPFRLVPPGTLREYLGQVCQKETIPVAEGVLPLVVRAGGGSVRDSMSVMDQLLAGATADGVTYAMATALLGYTDGSLLDSVVEAFATGDGAAAFEVVDRVIEGGNDPRRFVADLLERLRDLVILAAVPDAAEKGLIDAPADVIERMQAQAGTFGPAELSRAADLVNEGLTEMRGANSPRLQLELICARVLLPAAYGDERSVMARLDRIERGGNYSAGPAGMPAMGYAPGPEGHGGAAAAPVQAGGGGAVPPAGGPAAARAAVRASGGGTGAGAGPGQGGPGNGGAAHGAGGVGPAPAAAGSAPSAAGQGAPQPAPGHGATPTAPAAPPAHAPAPGSQAGPGAPGGPGAPTEAPPAASTPAPGGQPQSAPAAPGAWPTAASAGSGGRRPGGWPTAAPVAPASNTPPAHTPPTSTPAPSTPPAAQPPAPAQAAPAPASAASGGGGLDPRMLWPNILDAVKNRRRFTWILLSQNAQVAGFDGTTLQLGFVNAGARDNFLSSGSEDVLRQALGEQFNVQWKIEAIVDPSGGSAPPAPGGPSGFGGGGGGGYNPGGGGGYNAGGGTATAQRPAPPQSAPPAAPTQQSSSPAPASTPAPAPTASVPQPSAPPPRHVSVEEDIPEDDDPDLDESALSGQELIVRELGATVVEEFTNE; encoded by the coding sequence GTGTCGTCTCTCGCTCTGTACCGCCGCTACCGCCCGGAGACCTTCGCCGAGGTCATCGGGCAGGAGCATGTCACCGACCCGCTGCAGCAGGCGCTGCGGAACAACCGGGTCAACCACGCGTACCTGTTCAGCGGGCCGCGCGGCTGCGGCAAGACGACCAGCGCCCGCATCCTCGCCCGTTGCCTGAACTGCGAGCAGGGGCCCACGCCGACACCCTGCGGGGAGTGCCAGTCCTGCCAGGACCTCGCGCGCAACGGCCCCGGTTCCATCGACGTCATCGAGATCGACGCCGCTTCGCACGGAGGCGTGGACGACGCCCGTGACCTGCGGGAGAAGGCCTTCTTCGGGCCCGCCCGCAGCCGGTACAAGATCTACATCATCGACGAGGCCCACATGGTCACGTCGGCCGGCTTCAACGCGCTGCTGAAGGTCGTCGAGGAGCCGCCGGAGCATCTCAAGTTCATCTTCGCGACCACCGAGCCCGAGAAGGTCATCGGGACGATCCGGTCCCGGACCCACCACTACCCCTTCCGGCTCGTGCCCCCCGGCACCCTCCGGGAGTATCTCGGGCAGGTCTGCCAGAAGGAGACCATCCCGGTCGCGGAGGGCGTGCTCCCGCTCGTCGTACGCGCCGGCGGCGGGTCCGTGCGTGACTCCATGTCCGTCATGGACCAGCTCCTCGCCGGCGCCACGGCCGACGGTGTGACGTACGCCATGGCCACCGCCCTGCTCGGGTACACCGACGGCTCCCTGCTCGACTCCGTCGTCGAGGCCTTCGCCACCGGCGACGGAGCCGCGGCCTTCGAGGTCGTCGACCGCGTGATCGAAGGCGGCAACGACCCCCGGCGTTTCGTCGCCGACCTCCTGGAGCGGCTGCGTGACCTGGTGATCCTCGCCGCCGTCCCGGACGCGGCCGAGAAGGGGCTCATCGACGCCCCCGCCGATGTGATCGAGCGCATGCAGGCCCAGGCCGGCACCTTCGGCCCCGCCGAGCTGAGCCGCGCCGCCGACCTCGTCAACGAGGGCCTGACGGAGATGCGCGGCGCCAACTCGCCCCGTCTCCAGCTCGAACTGATCTGCGCTCGCGTGCTGCTCCCCGCCGCCTACGGCGACGAGCGGTCCGTGATGGCCCGCCTCGACCGGATCGAGCGCGGCGGGAACTACTCCGCGGGCCCCGCCGGCATGCCCGCCATGGGATACGCCCCCGGGCCCGAGGGCCATGGGGGAGCGGCGGCTGCCCCCGTCCAGGCGGGTGGCGGCGGCGCCGTGCCACCGGCCGGCGGCCCGGCCGCGGCCCGCGCTGCCGTCCGGGCGTCCGGAGGAGGAACAGGAGCAGGAGCAGGACCAGGACAAGGAGGACCCGGCAACGGCGGTGCCGCACACGGCGCCGGTGGCGTCGGCCCTGCGCCGGCCGCGGCCGGCTCCGCCCCTTCGGCGGCGGGCCAGGGTGCGCCGCAGCCCGCACCGGGCCACGGCGCGACGCCGACCGCACCGGCCGCGCCCCCGGCTCATGCCCCTGCCCCCGGCTCGCAGGCCGGACCTGGTGCCCCCGGCGGTCCGGGCGCTCCCACCGAGGCCCCGCCCGCCGCCTCCACCCCGGCCCCGGGCGGACAGCCCCAGTCCGCCCCGGCCGCCCCGGGCGCCTGGCCCACCGCCGCCTCCGCCGGCAGCGGCGGCCGTCGCCCCGGCGGCTGGCCCACGGCCGCCCCGGTCGCGCCGGCCTCGAACACCCCACCGGCGCACACCCCGCCGACGAGCACGCCCGCGCCCAGCACCCCACCGGCGGCCCAGCCCCCGGCTCCCGCGCAGGCCGCACCCGCCCCTGCCTCTGCTGCCTCGGGCGGCGGCGGCCTCGACCCCCGCATGCTCTGGCCGAACATCCTGGACGCGGTCAAGAACCGCCGGCGCTTCACCTGGATCCTGCTCAGCCAGAACGCCCAGGTGGCCGGCTTCGACGGCACGACCCTCCAGCTGGGCTTCGTCAACGCGGGCGCGCGGGACAACTTCCTGAGCAGCGGCAGCGAGGACGTACTGCGGCAGGCGCTGGGCGAGCAGTTCAACGTGCAGTGGAAGATCGAGGCGATCGTCGACCCCTCGGGCGGCTCCGCGCCACCGGCGCCGGGCGGCCCCTCCGGGTTCGGCGGGGGTGGCGGTGGCGGCTACAACCCCGGCGGTGGCGGCGGCTACAACGCGGGCGGCGGTACGGCCACGGCCCAGCGCCCTGCCCCGCCCCAGTCGGCGCCCCCGGCCGCTCCCACCCAGCAGTCGAGCAGCCCCGCCCCGGCCTCCACCCCGGCCCCGGCACCGACCGCTTCCGTCCCCCAGCCCTCCGCCCCACCGCCGCGCCACGTCTCGGTCGAGGAGGACATCCCCGAGGACGACGACCCCGACCTGGACGAGTCGGCCCTCTCAGGCCAGGAGCTGATCGTCCGGGAGCTGGGGGCGACGGTGGTCGAGGAGTTCACGAACGAATAG
- a CDS encoding amphi-Trp domain-containing protein: MTDLKFEQKRSLSRQEAADQLTALADALREGGDAELDLGPGTLGLRIPDELHSELEVEIGGGEVELEIELKWKTGPTRPTRPRTDASAEKPKREGSGKTRTPKRTAAKS, translated from the coding sequence ATGACCGACCTCAAGTTCGAGCAGAAGCGTTCGCTGTCACGCCAGGAGGCCGCCGACCAGCTCACGGCACTGGCAGACGCCCTGAGGGAGGGCGGGGACGCCGAGCTGGACCTCGGCCCCGGAACGCTGGGCCTGCGCATCCCCGACGAGCTGCACAGCGAGCTGGAGGTCGAGATCGGAGGCGGGGAGGTCGAGCTGGAGATCGAACTGAAGTGGAAGACCGGACCGACCCGACCGACCAGGCCACGCACGGACGCCTCCGCGGAGAAGCCCAAACGCGAGGGTTCCGGCAAGACCAGGACCCCGAAGCGGACCGCCGCGAAATCGTAG
- a CDS encoding MSMEG_6728 family protein — protein MQTFLPHPDFRTTALSLDRRRLGKQRVEALQVLRGLVVPGYGWRNHPAVKMWLGYEEALVRYGLEICRVWREQGHQDTCAATLVADLAAIRPHAPIRDQHLLAAEGELPPWLGDDPFHESHRSALVRKDPETYATLFPDVPDDLPYVWPTSDRAGGQPARN, from the coding sequence ATGCAGACCTTCCTGCCCCACCCCGACTTCCGCACCACGGCCCTGTCCCTCGACCGCCGCCGGCTCGGCAAACAACGCGTCGAGGCGCTGCAGGTGCTGCGCGGCCTGGTCGTCCCCGGCTACGGCTGGCGCAACCACCCGGCCGTGAAGATGTGGCTCGGCTACGAGGAGGCGCTGGTCCGCTACGGCCTGGAGATCTGCCGTGTGTGGCGCGAACAGGGCCACCAGGACACCTGCGCGGCGACGCTCGTGGCCGACCTGGCGGCGATCCGCCCGCACGCCCCCATCCGCGACCAGCACCTCCTGGCCGCCGAGGGCGAACTCCCGCCCTGGCTCGGCGACGACCCCTTCCACGAGAGCCACCGCTCGGCCCTGGTCCGCAAGGATCCCGAGACCTACGCGACCCTCTTCCCGGACGTCCCCGACGATCTGCCGTACGTCTGGCCGACGTCGGACCGCGCGGGCGGGCAGCCGGCCCGGAACTGA
- a CDS encoding DUF4383 domain-containing protein, which translates to MSTPASRRTARAPVQQAAVVLGLVFLVVGVLGFIPGATTDYGSLEFASHESGAELFGLFQVSILHNLVHLAYGLLGLILAGTAAGAYSYLLVGGAVYLVLWVYGLSVGHDSAANFVPLNTADDWLHCVLGVAMIALALTLSRRETPTDAR; encoded by the coding sequence ATGAGCACACCCGCGTCGCGCCGGACCGCCCGCGCCCCCGTCCAGCAGGCCGCCGTGGTGCTGGGCCTGGTCTTCCTCGTGGTCGGCGTGCTGGGTTTCATCCCCGGTGCCACCACCGACTACGGCTCGCTGGAGTTCGCCTCCCACGAGTCGGGCGCGGAGCTGTTCGGCCTGTTCCAGGTCTCGATCCTGCACAACCTCGTGCACCTGGCCTACGGCCTTTTGGGTCTGATCCTCGCGGGCACGGCCGCCGGGGCGTACTCGTATCTGCTGGTCGGCGGTGCCGTCTACCTGGTGCTGTGGGTGTACGGCCTGTCGGTCGGCCATGACAGCGCCGCCAACTTCGTGCCGCTGAACACCGCGGACGACTGGCTCCACTGCGTCCTGGGCGTCGCCATGATCGCCCTGGCCCTGACCCTCAGCCGACGCGAGACGCCCACCGACGCACGGTAA